Part of the Blastocatellia bacterium genome, GGCCGAGATCTCGTACCGCTGCTCCCCGCCCGCCGTGTAAATCTCCACCTGCAGCGTCGCGTGCTCGAGAAGCGGACGGGCGTTCTCCCGCAAGTCAATGCGGAGATAGAGGTGTTCGGGATCGAATCCGAAATAAAGCGTCACGAGATGTCCGCTCGCGCGATGCATCGCGCCGTGAGCCTGCAGGCGGATCATCCCGGCCGGCGCCCACTCGAAGTAGTGCGTGTCGCGTCCATCGAGGATCGGGCGCAGGAACGCCACGGGCGTGCGCAGCACGAGGCTGCGTTCCGTACGAATCGGCGTCTCCAGATACGAGGGGGGGACGAGCCCCAAGCCCGCATACACATTCTTCAGATGCCTTCGGAAGAGTTCGTCGAAGATTGGGTCCTGAGGGCTATGATGCGGTTCGCCGAACCACCAGAACCAATCGCTACCTTCGGCAGCCAGCAGGGAGCGTCGTGCCAGCTCAACGGATGCTTCCTCCTTCGCGGAGAGAGCGGCGTGCACTGAGGCGGCCCATCGTCGCCGCGCCCGCTCCAAATATCGCCAGGCCGTGTTCTTCTCCTCATCGCCGATCCAAGTCGTGAAGTTCGCTTCGATCCAGGAGCCAGGATGCATGCGTCGCAGTTCCGGGAGCGTCGGGCACATGGCGAGCGCTCGACTGAAGGTGAGCGTTTCAATCCACGGCTCTTCCTCCAATCGCTGATAGAGGCGCGTGAGGAAGTCATGGCCGTTGGCCGGATAATGTTCCCACGGATTCTCGCCGTCGAGGATGACGGCGACGATCGCGCTCGGGGCCCGCTCGTGGATCGCGCGCAACCGACGGAGGAAATCCTCCACGGCGTCCTCGCTCCGCCATCGCGGATAGACGAAGCCGATCAAATCCGACAGCTCATGATCGCGGAAGAAGAGCGCGATCGCCCGCCCGTCTTGCGTGAAGCGATAGGGCCGCCAATGTGCGTCCTCACGCCGCGCCTCCGGAGGGAGGCTGTGGAAGAGGACAGCGCCATCGCTCGCTGTCCACGCGAGGCCGGCTTCGGCCATGAGCCGCACGGCCTCTTCGCTGATGGCGCCTTCGGCGGGCCACATCCCTTGCGGACGACGACCGAAGACGGCCTCGCATTTCTCCAACGCCCGGGCGATCTGTTCGCGCGCGTCTTCCGGAAAGCGAAAATGGAGATCATCCAGCCGAATCCCCGGCGTCGCGTGCCGGGCGATCTCGATGTCGCAGAGCAACGGCAGGATCGGATGATAGTACGGCGTCGTCGAGACCTCAATGCGTCCCTGCTCCCAAAGCTTCCGATAGAGCGGAAGCGTCGTGCGGAAGATCTGCTCCATCACCTCCTGAAGCTGCCGCTTCTCCTCCTCCCGATACCCCCGTTGCTTCCCGACAAGTGCGCGAATCCCCGCGTGCGTCCGCTTCCAGCTCTCGCCGAGCCAGTGCAGGTGGAAGAGGATCTGTAGGTCGCGCAGGTCTTGCGGCGCGAACCGACGGCGCGCGTCCCGCCGTGCTCGCAGCTCGCGATAGCGCGGATGCGCCTCGATGGCCGAAGGGGGGACGAGGAAGTAGTGCTCCAGGAGGAACGCGCGCTCCGCGGAGTCCATCTCCTCCGGAGCCTTGCGAAAGTGCACGAGAAACGGATCCTCGGCACGACCGCTCG contains:
- a CDS encoding glycoside hydrolase family 57 protein, whose product is MRLLLLWHMHQPMYKDYRTGRYELPWVYLHALKDYYEMAWIASRYERLQVTFNLVPSLIESLEDYASGRAEDPFLVHFRKAPEEMDSAERAFLLEHYFLVPPSAIEAHPRYRELRARRDARRRFAPQDLRDLQILFHLHWLGESWKRTHAGIRALVGKQRGYREEEKRQLQEVMEQIFRTTLPLYRKLWEQGRIEVSTTPYYHPILPLLCDIEIARHATPGIRLDDLHFRFPEDAREQIARALEKCEAVFGRRPQGMWPAEGAISEEAVRLMAEAGLAWTASDGAVLFHSLPPEARREDAHWRPYRFTQDGRAIALFFRDHELSDLIGFVYPRWRSEDAVEDFLRRLRAIHERAPSAIVAVILDGENPWEHYPANGHDFLTRLYQRLEEEPWIETLTFSRALAMCPTLPELRRMHPGSWIEANFTTWIGDEEKNTAWRYLERARRRWAASVHAALSAKEEASVELARRSLLAAEGSDWFWWFGEPHHSPQDPIFDELFRRHLKNVYAGLGLVPPSYLETPIRTERSLVLRTPVAFLRPILDGRDTHYFEWAPAGMIRLQAHGAMHRASGHLVTLYFGFDPEHLYLRIDLRENARPLLEHATLQVEIYTAGGEQRYEISAGRHSPSWAVADVVEMALSLSELKLDFGESFDLVLTLKVDSLLERYPPSGALRLQVPGREFEMEHWMV